The proteins below come from a single bacterium genomic window:
- a CDS encoding DsrE family protein, whose product MKLGIIIETKEPEKAWNAFRFAVTSRKTGHEVKVFLMGEAVECEGLTHEKYNVDEQLKKFIGEGGTILACGTCLKSRQLDGTESCPISTMIDCVQMVEWADKVVTF is encoded by the coding sequence ATGAAACTCGGCATTATCATAGAAACCAAAGAACCGGAAAAAGCGTGGAATGCATTTCGTTTTGCCGTCACATCCCGCAAAACCGGCCACGAGGTAAAAGTATTTCTGATGGGTGAAGCCGTCGAATGCGAAGGACTCACGCATGAAAAATACAACGTGGATGAACAATTGAAAAAATTTATCGGTGAGGGCGGTACGATCTTGGCCTGCGGTACATGCCTCAAATCACGGCAATTGGATGGTACTGAAAGTTGTCCGATTTCTACGATGATCGATTGTGTTCAGATGGTCGAGTGGGCGGATAAAGTCGTTACGTTTTAA